The proteins below are encoded in one region of Apium graveolens cultivar Ventura chromosome 4, ASM990537v1, whole genome shotgun sequence:
- the LOC141718730 gene encoding secreted RxLR effector protein 161-like: MPTAKTTNTLSATNAHLSVAYAPKSAEKKEYMSRVSSASAVGSLIYAMRVFQYLKGISDVGPKYSGDTECLVTGFSDSDYAGNVDSRRSMTYYAFTLGGSIVSWKATLQPTVTLSTTEVEYMVLTKASKEEIRLKGLVSDLGLHMIRSIMSGLST; encoded by the exons ATGCCTACAGCAAAAACCACAAATACTCTTAGTGCTACAAATGCACATTTGTCTGTTGCTTATGCACCTAAGTCCGCTGAGAAGAAGGAGTACATGTCTCGAGTTTCCAGTGCTAGTGCAGTAGGAAGCTTGATATATGCAATG AGGGTGTTTCAGTACTTGAAAGGTATATCTGATGTTGGTCCCAAATATAGTGGTGATACAGAGTGTTTGGTGACAGGGTTTTCAGACTCTGATTATGCTGGAAATGTTGATAGTAGAAGATCTATGACTTATTATGCTTTCACTCTGGGTGGTTCAATTGTCAGTTGGAAAGCTACTTTGCAACCTACAGTGACTTTGTCTACTACAGAAGTAGAGTACATGGTATTGACAAAAGCCTCAAAAGAAGAAATTCGGTTAAAAGGTTTGGTCAGTGATTTGGGTCTACACATGATCAGGTCCATCATGAGCGGACTAAGCACATAG